A genomic window from Nitrospinaceae bacterium includes:
- a CDS encoding xanthine dehydrogenase family protein subunit M, translated as MRGFDFVAPNTVQEAIKATKGKKYKFIAGGTNFMPDLRHDHTGETKLVIDLMRIKSLKGISSAKGVIKLGALTTVTDLINSKIIAKEVPVLAAMAAKFAGPIIRNRATVSGNLIDGGPAADMVPPLLALKASVKLTGPKGSRTVALEKFLIGYRKTAIKPGEIITEVTFPAPGKGHLHGYYKLARRNAMAITVVGAAVVLKMKGKICQEAGISLGSVSATPIRCLGAEKLLKGKEITLALAQEAADACAAIASPIDDIRASAEYRKLMCEVLPRRLICQAAGISIDPS; from the coding sequence TTGCGAGGATTCGACTTTGTAGCTCCAAACACTGTCCAGGAGGCCATCAAGGCAACCAAGGGCAAGAAGTATAAGTTCATTGCAGGCGGAACCAATTTCATGCCCGATTTGCGCCATGATCACACCGGCGAGACCAAGCTGGTGATCGATCTCATGCGCATCAAGTCACTCAAGGGGATATCCTCGGCGAAGGGAGTGATTAAGCTCGGTGCCCTAACGACGGTCACTGATCTGATCAACAGCAAGATCATTGCCAAAGAGGTACCCGTTTTGGCTGCCATGGCGGCGAAATTTGCCGGCCCCATCATCCGCAACAGGGCCACGGTCAGCGGCAATTTAATCGACGGCGGCCCGGCGGCGGACATGGTTCCACCTCTTTTGGCTCTAAAAGCAAGTGTCAAATTAACGGGCCCCAAAGGCAGCCGCACCGTCGCTCTCGAAAAATTCCTCATCGGCTACCGCAAAACAGCCATCAAGCCTGGCGAGATTATTACCGAGGTCACCTTCCCCGCTCCGGGCAAAGGCCACCTCCACGGCTACTACAAACTAGCCCGACGCAACGCCATGGCAATCACCGTCGTTGGCGCGGCCGTCGTCCTCAAGATGAAGGGCAAAATATGCCAGGAAGCAGGCATTTCCCTGGGTTCGGTTTCGGCCACGCCCATTCGGTGCCTTGGGGCCGAAAAACTGCTCAAGGGCAAAGAAATCACGCTTGCCCTCGCTCAGGAGGCGGCTGATGCCTGCGCCGCCATTGCCTCGCCCATTGACGACATTCGAGCTTCAGCTGA